The following is a genomic window from Methanobacterium sp..
TTAAAAAATTCTCTCTATTTTTAAAATTTCTAAAACATTAAAAATTAAAATTAATCAATGTACCTAGTGTAATCTTCCACAGAAGTCTCTTTAAAAGCTCTCCTGCGACGCATACACGACTCACAAACACCGCAATGCTCTTCTTCACCCAAATAGCATGAATAACTTAAATTCATTGGTGCATTAATTTT
Proteins encoded in this region:
- a CDS encoding 7-cyano-7-deazaguanine synthase; this encodes PDNSKEFLNAFNNVLEIGTLESVKIEAPLIELNKNEIVKLGDKINAPMNLSYSCYLGEEEHCGVCESCMRRRRAFKETSVEDYTRYID